The sequence AGGTGATCGGCCAGCTCCAGCAGGCGGGGATCGAGGTCGACTATCATTTCGTCCGCCTGCTCTGCTCGAAATTCGACAGCAACGATCCCAGCCATTCTATGGTCCGCGCCATCATGGAACAGAGCTTCGGCCCTGCCCTCCTTCCCATCCCGATCCTCGACAGCGCTGAGATCAGCCATGCGGCGCTGCGCATGATGACGGTCTATGAGCTGGAAAAGCCGATCGGCACGCCGCGCACGCACAAGCGCTGCCGCGCCAATCTGGACGAAGCCATGGGCCAGATCGAGGCGCTGGTGCGCCAGGGTTGGGGCCGCGTCGCCCCAGCGCGGGAGGAGGACATTGTCAATGCGGCATAAAAGTCTGTCCTACACGCATATGTTCACCATATGTTCCCGATTCGGGAAAGGGGAATGTCATGGCGCGTAAACAATCCGATTATCTGGCGGCGCTTCTGTCGGACGAGCCGGAGGCGGCCACGCCCGCGCCCGCCGAGCCGGAAACGGCCCAGACGCCCGTGCCGCCCCCCTCCCCTGCCCCGGCTGCGCCCCGCCAGGACCGCGCTCGTGGCACGACCTTGCTCGGCCGCGAATCCGCCCTCGCCCGCCTCGCCTCCGGCGAAGTGCGCCAGGTCACGCAATTGCTGCTCGACCCGGCCAGGGTGCGCATCTGGCGCGGCAATGCCCGCCTTTACGCGCATCTCAATGAGGAAAATTGCCGCGAACTGATCGATTCGATCATCGCGGAAGGCGGGCAGAAGGTGCCCGCCGTGGTCCGCCGGATCGAGGATGACGCGGATCATGATTATGAAGTGATCGCCGGCACCCGCCGCCACTGGTCGATCAGTTGGCTGCGCGCGAACAGCTATTCGGACATGATGTTCGTGGCGCAGGTCGCGCAACTGGACGATGAAGCGGCCTTCCGCCTTGCCGACCTCGAAAACCGCGCGCGCAAGGACGTGTCGGACCTGGAAC is a genomic window of Sphingobium sp. TKS containing:
- a CDS encoding ParB/RepB/Spo0J family partition protein; its protein translation is MARKQSDYLAALLSDEPEAATPAPAEPETAQTPVPPPSPAPAAPRQDRARGTTLLGRESALARLASGEVRQVTQLLLDPARVRIWRGNARLYAHLNEENCRELIDSIIAEGGQKVPAVVRRIEDDADHDYEVIAGTRRHWSISWLRANSYSDMMFVAQVAQLDDEAAFRLADLENRARKDVSDLERARNYAEALKAHYGSHLTRMAERLKLSKGWLSKMIKVAGIEDAVIDAFASPADVQLKPAYALAQALDDQKAAPAINAEAGRLASEQRALRAAGASTIPAAEVLKRLLDAPRVAQSAPKDEPFTWNTRYGRPALTVQSVNRQGITIRLHAGSGADMETLATALRDTLEHLERQGIGLQR